A genome region from Pseudomonas anguilliseptica includes the following:
- the lolB gene encoding lipoprotein insertase outer membrane protein LolB: MLARHLIVFSLITLLAGCAGLTSREALEGQGDAQSWQTHKQQISRLDAWQINGKVGIRAPKDSGSGTLFWLQRQDYYDIRLSGPLGRGAARLTGRPGAIQLEVANQGRYQAESPEQLLQDQLGLNLPVSHLLWWIRGLPSPDSKSRLNLDSHSHLAQLSQDGWHVEYLSYAEQNGFWLPERIKLSGFDLQVTLVIKDWQPRQLGQ, translated from the coding sequence ATGCTTGCTCGCCACCTGATAGTTTTCAGCCTGATTACATTACTTGCAGGCTGCGCTGGCCTGACCTCCCGCGAAGCCCTTGAGGGCCAGGGCGATGCGCAAAGCTGGCAGACCCACAAGCAGCAGATCAGCCGCCTGGACGCCTGGCAGATCAACGGCAAAGTCGGCATCCGCGCACCGAAAGACTCCGGTAGTGGCACCCTGTTCTGGCTGCAACGCCAGGATTACTACGACATCCGCCTGTCCGGCCCACTAGGTCGCGGCGCTGCACGCTTGACCGGCCGCCCTGGCGCCATCCAGCTGGAGGTGGCCAATCAGGGCCGCTACCAGGCCGAATCGCCGGAACAACTACTGCAAGACCAGCTCGGACTGAACCTGCCGGTTTCGCACCTGCTCTGGTGGATTCGTGGCCTGCCCTCCCCCGACAGCAAAAGCCGCCTGAATCTCGACAGCCACAGCCACCTAGCGCAACTGAGCCAGGACGGCTGGCACGTCGAGTACCTGAGTTATGCCGAGCAGAATGGTTTTTGGCTGCCAGAGCGCATCAAGCTCAGCGGTTTTGATCTGCAAGTCACCCTGGTGATCAAGGACTGGCAGCCACGCCAGCTCGGCCAATGA
- the ispE gene encoding 4-(cytidine 5'-diphospho)-2-C-methyl-D-erythritol kinase: MSAPAIPAAAELILPAPAKLNLMLHILGRRADGYHELQTLFQFLDFADELGFALRTDGEIHLHTPIDGVPHDSNLIVRAARLLQQQAKCTLGADIWLDKRLPMGGGIGGGSSDAATTLLGLNHLWQLGCNEDQLATLGLSLGADVPVFVRGHAAFAEGVGEKLQPVTLSEPWFLVAIPQVLVSTAEIFSDPELTRDTPPIKVRSLLEGGGRNDCQPVVTKRYPEVRNALILLNKFVQTRLTGTGACVFGSFPNQDDADKVARQLPATLPSFIAQGRNISMLHRKLETLVRK; this comes from the coding sequence ATGAGCGCTCCAGCAATTCCCGCCGCTGCCGAATTGATTCTGCCGGCGCCGGCCAAGCTCAACCTGATGCTGCATATCCTCGGCCGCCGTGCCGATGGTTATCACGAACTGCAAACGCTGTTTCAGTTTCTCGACTTCGCTGATGAACTGGGCTTTGCCCTACGCACCGACGGTGAAATTCACCTGCATACGCCCATCGACGGCGTGCCCCATGACAGCAACCTGATCGTGCGTGCCGCGCGCCTGCTGCAACAGCAAGCCAAATGCACACTGGGGGCCGATATCTGGCTGGACAAACGCCTGCCTATGGGCGGCGGCATCGGCGGTGGCAGCTCAGATGCCGCCACCACCCTGCTCGGCCTCAACCACCTGTGGCAGCTGGGTTGCAACGAAGACCAACTGGCCACCCTGGGCCTCAGCCTGGGAGCAGACGTACCGGTATTCGTGCGCGGCCACGCGGCCTTTGCCGAAGGTGTGGGTGAAAAGTTGCAACCGGTCACCCTGAGCGAACCCTGGTTTCTTGTCGCGATTCCGCAAGTACTTGTCAGCACAGCGGAAATTTTCTCCGACCCCGAGTTGACACGGGATACGCCGCCCATTAAAGTTCGCAGCCTTCTTGAGGGGGGTGGTCGTAATGACTGCCAGCCGGTGGTCACGAAGCGTTATCCAGAAGTTCGTAACGCTTTGATCTTGTTGAACAAATTTGTTCAAACCAGATTAACCGGCACTGGAGCTTGTGTGTTTGGGAGCTTCCCAAACCAGGACGATGCTGATAAAGTCGCCCGCCAACTTCCAGCCACTTTGCCAAGTTTTATTGCCCAAGGCCGCAACATCTCGATGTTGCACCGCAAGCTAGAAACATTGGTCAGGAAGTGA
- a CDS encoding ribose-phosphate pyrophosphokinase — MSKMMVFTGNANPDLARRIVRQLHIPLGDASVGKFSDGEIMIEINENVRGKDVFLIQPTCAPTNDNLMELVVMTDAFRRSSATRITAVIPYFGYARQDRRPRSARVAISAKVVADMLTVVGIDRVLTVDLHADQIQGFFDIPVDNIYGSPVLVDDIEDQRFENLMIVSPDIGGVVRARAVAKSLGVDLAIIDKRREKANHSEVMHIIGDVEGRTCILVDDMVDTAGTLCHAAKALKEHGASKVFAYATHAVLSGRAIENIEKSVLDELVVTNTIPLSAAAQSCSRIRQLDIAPVVAEAVRRISNEESISAMFR; from the coding sequence GTGTCCAAGATGATGGTTTTTACGGGGAACGCTAACCCCGATCTGGCGCGACGTATCGTACGTCAGCTGCACATTCCCCTCGGTGATGCTTCTGTCGGTAAATTTTCCGACGGCGAGATCATGATTGAAATCAACGAAAACGTCCGCGGTAAAGACGTCTTCCTGATTCAACCGACGTGCGCGCCAACCAACGATAACCTGATGGAACTGGTAGTGATGACCGACGCCTTCCGCCGCTCCTCAGCGACCCGAATTACTGCAGTTATCCCCTACTTCGGCTATGCCCGCCAGGATCGCCGCCCGCGCTCCGCTCGCGTGGCAATCAGTGCCAAAGTTGTGGCTGACATGCTCACCGTTGTAGGCATCGACCGGGTGTTGACCGTCGACCTGCACGCGGATCAGATCCAAGGCTTCTTCGATATCCCGGTAGATAACATCTACGGCTCCCCCGTACTGGTGGACGATATCGAAGACCAGCGCTTTGAGAACCTGATGATTGTCTCCCCGGACATTGGCGGCGTGGTGCGTGCTCGCGCTGTGGCCAAGTCCCTGGGTGTTGACCTGGCGATCATCGACAAGCGCCGCGAGAAAGCCAACCACTCCGAAGTGATGCACATCATCGGTGATGTTGAAGGCCGTACCTGCATCCTGGTCGACGACATGGTGGATACCGCCGGCACCCTGTGCCACGCCGCCAAAGCGCTGAAAGAACATGGTGCCTCGAAAGTCTTCGCCTACGCCACGCACGCTGTATTGTCTGGCCGCGCAATCGAAAACATTGAAAAATCCGTACTCGACGAGCTGGTGGTGACCAACACCATCCCGCTGTCCGCTGCGGCGCAATCCTGTTCGCGTATTCGCCAACTGGACATCGCCCCGGTAGTCGCTGAAGCGGTTCGTCGCATCAGCAATGAAGAATCGATCAGCGCGATGTTCCGTTAA
- a CDS encoding 50S ribosomal protein L25/general stress protein Ctc: protein MTEFALNAEVRSDLGKGASRRLRRNVAMVPAVIYGGEKAPQSISLLAKELAKLLENEAAYSHVLSLNVAGSNESVIIKALQRHPAKGYVLHADFVRVVAGQKLTAIVPLHFINQETSVGVKQQGGEVSHALSEVEVSCLPKDLPEFIEVDMAAVEVGQIVHLADLKLPKGVELVALAHGNDLAVANIHASRVAKDEGAAE, encoded by the coding sequence ATGACTGAATTTGCCCTGAATGCCGAAGTGCGTTCCGACCTGGGGAAAGGTGCGAGCCGCCGCCTGCGTCGTAACGTTGCCATGGTTCCTGCCGTAATTTACGGTGGTGAAAAAGCCCCACAATCGATCAGCCTGCTGGCCAAAGAACTGGCCAAACTGCTGGAAAACGAAGCAGCCTACAGCCACGTGCTGAGCCTGAACGTAGCTGGCAGCAACGAAAGCGTGATCATCAAAGCCCTGCAGCGCCATCCAGCCAAAGGCTATGTGCTGCATGCTGACTTCGTTCGCGTAGTCGCTGGCCAGAAACTGACCGCTATCGTTCCCCTGCACTTCATCAACCAAGAAACTTCGGTTGGCGTGAAGCAGCAAGGCGGCGAAGTCTCCCACGCTCTGTCGGAAGTAGAAGTTTCCTGCTTGCCGAAAGACCTGCCGGAATTCATCGAAGTCGACATGGCTGCCGTTGAAGTGGGTCAGATCGTTCACCTGGCTGACCTGAAACTGCCGAAAGGCGTTGAGCTGGTTGCACTGGCTCACGGTAACGACCTGGCTGTGGCTAACATCCACGCCTCCCGCGTTGCTAAAGACGAAGGCGCTGCCGAGTAA
- the pth gene encoding aminoacyl-tRNA hydrolase, producing the protein MTAVQLIVGLGNPGPEYDQTRHNAGALFVERLADSQRINLSLDKKYFGLVGKFSHQGRDVRLLIPTTFMNRSGQAVAALANFFRIPPEAILVAHDELDMPPGVAKLKQGGGHGGHNGLRDIIAQLGNQNNFYRLRLGIGHPGHSSMVSNFVLGRAPRSEQELLDTSIDFALCSLPEILAGDWSKAMHKLHSQKASS; encoded by the coding sequence ATGACTGCCGTACAACTGATCGTTGGCCTGGGTAACCCCGGCCCTGAATACGACCAGACTCGGCATAATGCAGGGGCCCTTTTCGTTGAGCGCCTGGCTGACAGCCAGCGCATCAACCTGAGCCTCGACAAAAAGTATTTTGGCCTGGTTGGCAAATTCAGCCATCAGGGCCGCGACGTTCGCCTGCTGATCCCCACCACCTTTATGAATCGCAGCGGCCAGGCCGTAGCGGCATTGGCGAATTTCTTCCGCATCCCGCCGGAAGCCATTCTGGTGGCGCACGACGAACTCGACATGCCCCCCGGCGTCGCCAAACTCAAACAGGGCGGCGGGCACGGCGGACATAACGGGCTGCGCGACATCATCGCCCAGCTCGGCAATCAGAATAATTTTTACCGCCTGCGGCTTGGCATCGGCCATCCCGGGCACAGCAGCATGGTCTCCAACTTCGTCCTCGGCCGCGCACCACGTAGCGAACAGGAACTGCTGGACACCAGCATCGATTTTGCCCTGTGCAGCCTGCCGGAAATACTCGCAGGCGACTGGAGCAAGGCCATGCACAAGCTGCACAGCCAGAAAGCCTCCTCCTAA
- the ychF gene encoding redox-regulated ATPase YchF — MGFNCGIVGLPNVGKSTLFNALTKSGIAAENFPFCTIEPNSGIVPMPDPRLAALAAIVNPKRILPTTMEFVDIAGLVEGASKGEGLGNKFLANIRETDAIAHVVRCFQDDNVIHVANSVDPKRDIEIIDLELIFADLDSCEKQLQKTTRNAKGGDKEAVAQKALLEKLIPHFSEGKPARTLMKTLGDDEKQLIRGFHLLTSKPVMYIANVAEDGFENNPLLDIVQAIADAEGAPVVPLCNKIEAEIAELDDGEEKDMFLEALGLEEPGLNRVIRAGYELLNLQTYFTAGVEEVRAWTVRVGATAPQAAGVIHTDFEKGFIRAEVIAYNDFIQYKGEAGTKEAGKWRLEGKDYIVKDGDVMHFRFNV, encoded by the coding sequence ATGGGATTCAACTGCGGCATCGTCGGCCTGCCCAACGTCGGCAAGTCCACCCTGTTCAACGCCCTCACCAAATCCGGTATTGCGGCTGAGAACTTTCCGTTCTGCACCATTGAGCCCAACAGCGGCATCGTGCCGATGCCCGACCCACGCCTCGCGGCGCTGGCAGCCATCGTCAACCCCAAGCGCATCCTGCCGACCACCATGGAGTTCGTCGACATCGCCGGCCTGGTAGAAGGCGCATCAAAGGGTGAAGGCCTGGGCAACAAGTTCCTCGCCAACATTCGCGAAACCGACGCAATCGCCCACGTAGTGCGCTGCTTCCAAGACGACAACGTTATTCACGTTGCCAACAGCGTCGACCCCAAGCGCGATATCGAAATCATCGACCTCGAGCTGATCTTCGCCGACCTCGACAGCTGCGAAAAACAACTGCAGAAGACCACTCGTAATGCCAAGGGCGGCGACAAAGAAGCTGTTGCACAGAAAGCCCTGCTGGAAAAGCTCATCCCCCACTTCAGCGAAGGCAAGCCAGCGCGCACCCTGATGAAGACCTTGGGTGACGACGAGAAGCAACTGATACGCGGTTTCCACCTGCTCACCAGCAAGCCGGTGATGTACATCGCCAACGTCGCCGAAGACGGTTTTGAGAACAATCCACTGCTCGACATCGTCCAGGCCATTGCCGACGCCGAAGGCGCTCCCGTGGTGCCGCTATGCAACAAGATCGAAGCAGAAATCGCCGAGCTGGATGATGGCGAAGAAAAAGACATGTTCCTCGAAGCCCTAGGCCTCGAAGAACCCGGCCTGAACCGAGTAATCCGCGCGGGTTACGAACTGCTCAACCTGCAGACCTACTTCACCGCCGGAGTCGAAGAAGTCCGCGCCTGGACCGTCCGCGTCGGCGCCACTGCCCCGCAGGCTGCTGGCGTGATCCACACCGACTTCGAAAAAGGCTTTATCCGCGCCGAAGTCATCGCCTACAACGACTTCATCCAGTACAAGGGCGAAGCCGGCACCAAAGAAGCCGGAAAATGGCGCCTGGAAGGCAAGGACTACATCGTTAAAGACGGCGACGTCATGCATTTCCGCTTTAACGTGTAA
- a CDS encoding phage integrase yields the protein MITKGESGWDVDFWLDRSAGIRKRKKSFRTKSEAERWVIDLKRQYSLRGRDPGERLSDLVNVWHELHGCTLKDKYRLSRTLAVVELLGNPIASSLTALDFSRFRMERLKTCTASTVNHEHRYIKSVFNELIRLGVWNESNPVASLRQLKVDEVELTFLSLDDCRVVLDECAASSNSHTLPVAQLCLATGARWDEAETITRSQVANGMVRFARTKNGKGRSVPIPADLQSLILERGYPGGGRLFSSCRSAFRKAYERTALHTPGQLTHILRHTFASHYMMQGGNILALQKILGHGDIKMTMRYSHLAPDHFATALTFSPLALLRQERDTCGTP from the coding sequence ATGATCACCAAAGGCGAGAGCGGCTGGGATGTCGATTTCTGGTTGGATCGTTCGGCTGGCATCCGTAAGCGCAAGAAGTCATTTCGTACCAAGTCTGAGGCCGAACGCTGGGTGATTGACCTCAAGCGTCAATACTCGTTGCGTGGTCGTGACCCCGGCGAGCGCTTGTCTGATCTGGTTAACGTCTGGCATGAGCTGCACGGCTGCACTTTGAAAGACAAATACCGTCTGTCTCGAACTCTTGCCGTGGTTGAGCTGCTGGGCAATCCGATAGCCTCCAGTCTCACTGCTCTTGATTTCAGTCGCTTTCGTATGGAACGGCTGAAAACCTGCACGGCTTCGACGGTCAACCACGAACACCGCTATATCAAGTCTGTCTTCAATGAGCTGATCCGCCTGGGCGTCTGGAATGAGTCCAACCCCGTGGCCAGCCTGCGGCAATTGAAAGTGGATGAGGTGGAGCTGACGTTTTTGAGCTTGGACGATTGTCGGGTTGTGCTTGATGAGTGCGCCGCTTCAAGCAACAGCCACACATTGCCTGTGGCGCAACTTTGTCTTGCTACCGGTGCCCGTTGGGATGAGGCTGAAACGATCACTCGCTCTCAGGTGGCAAACGGTATGGTGAGATTTGCCAGGACTAAAAACGGCAAAGGCCGATCTGTGCCAATACCTGCTGACTTGCAGTCTCTGATATTGGAGCGAGGGTATCCAGGCGGAGGGCGGCTGTTCAGCTCTTGCCGGTCGGCTTTTCGTAAAGCCTATGAGCGAACAGCACTACACACGCCAGGACAACTTACCCACATTTTGCGTCACACCTTTGCCAGTCATTACATGATGCAGGGCGGCAATATTCTTGCTTTGCAGAAAATCCTTGGTCACGGCGATATCAAGATGACTATGCGCTATTCGCACTTGGCCCCTGATCACTTTGCCACGGCACTGACTTTCTCACCGTTGGCGCTATTGAGACAAGAAAGGGACACTTGCGGGACACCCTAA
- a CDS encoding zonular occludens toxin domain-containing protein, which yields MLYIRTGKPGHGKTLNTIREVDQKAHAEGRTVYYHNINGLKPEHLQAAWFVFEDPEKWYELPADSIIVVDEAQGWFGARDPRARPPEHITRFETMRHNGHEVHLVTQDPRYIDVHLRRLCNGHIHYWRVFKSQQLLRFESEAVIEKVETKTSFKDADKKSLRLDKKYFSVYTSSNAQHHFQTKLPTKFILAMMVIAGAGILVYRAYDRYAAEQVKTQQADSTETPASMVDQVKSTVGSFIKPAGLPGESDSSQSLAQYLDQRAPRIPQIPASAPIYDQLTQPVAHPRLYCMSSTDPNTYAREFNRMASSVVNGKPTVCQCYTQQGTRVGTDFAFCSNVAENGYFDPSIPDRSQQHAQMQQPAQQPIQQPKQPLGPSEPKPTVTVVQYEKGRFLW from the coding sequence ATGCTCTATATCCGCACGGGTAAGCCCGGCCACGGCAAAACCCTCAACACCATCCGCGAAGTGGATCAGAAGGCCCACGCCGAAGGCCGCACGGTGTACTACCACAACATCAACGGCCTCAAACCCGAGCACCTGCAAGCCGCTTGGTTTGTCTTTGAAGACCCGGAGAAATGGTATGAGCTGCCCGCTGACTCCATCATCGTCGTGGATGAGGCCCAGGGCTGGTTCGGTGCGCGTGATCCGAGGGCGCGCCCACCGGAGCACATCACCCGTTTTGAAACCATGCGCCACAACGGCCATGAAGTGCATCTGGTTACCCAGGACCCGCGCTATATCGACGTGCACCTGCGCCGCCTGTGCAATGGTCATATCCACTACTGGCGCGTGTTCAAATCCCAGCAATTGCTGCGCTTTGAATCCGAAGCGGTGATCGAGAAGGTCGAAACCAAAACCAGCTTCAAGGATGCCGACAAGAAGTCGTTGCGCCTGGATAAGAAGTACTTCTCCGTCTACACCAGCAGCAACGCGCAGCACCACTTTCAGACTAAGCTGCCGACCAAGTTCATCCTGGCCATGATGGTAATTGCCGGGGCTGGGATACTGGTTTACCGCGCCTATGACCGCTACGCCGCCGAGCAGGTCAAAACCCAGCAAGCCGACTCAACAGAAACACCGGCCAGCATGGTCGATCAGGTCAAATCTACTGTGGGATCATTCATCAAACCGGCTGGCCTGCCCGGTGAATCCGACAGCTCTCAAAGCCTCGCGCAATACCTCGATCAACGTGCGCCACGTATCCCGCAAATACCGGCATCAGCGCCGATCTATGACCAGCTCACGCAGCCAGTGGCCCATCCGCGCCTCTACTGCATGTCCAGCACCGACCCCAACACCTATGCACGTGAGTTCAACCGCATGGCCAGTTCCGTGGTCAACGGCAAGCCCACGGTGTGCCAGTGCTACACCCAGCAAGGCACTCGCGTAGGCACTGATTTCGCGTTCTGCAGCAACGTGGCGGAAAACGGCTACTTCGACCCGAGTATCCCGGATCGATCACAACAGCACGCGCAGATGCAGCAGCCCGCACAACAGCCGATCCAGCAGCCAAAACAGCCGCTAGGCCCGAGCGAGCCTAAACCCACCGTTACCGTCGTGCAGTACGAGAAAGGCAGGTTCCTGTGGTGA
- a CDS encoding DUF2523 domain-containing protein gives MHFFYIAQLLIIILGPLVKMVLRILGFGFVTYVGFNLIIGEAQSYLFARVGEVGPIIQQILGLAKFDVVVNIYFAAISTSFLLAGIDKATDRRRNQVWRKPGGTSIEA, from the coding sequence ATGCACTTTTTCTACATTGCCCAGCTGCTCATCATCATCCTCGGCCCTCTGGTGAAGATGGTGTTGCGCATCCTCGGGTTCGGCTTCGTCACCTATGTCGGCTTCAACCTGATCATTGGTGAAGCGCAGTCCTACCTGTTCGCTCGCGTGGGTGAAGTCGGCCCGATCATTCAACAGATTCTCGGCCTCGCCAAATTCGATGTGGTGGTGAACATCTATTTCGCCGCCATTTCCACCAGCTTTCTGTTGGCCGGTATCGACAAGGCTACAGATCGCCGTCGTAACCAAGTCTGGCGCAAGCCGGGCGGCACCTCGATTGAGGCATAA
- a CDS encoding virulence factor TspB C-terminal domain-related protein: MKLPRLFIRMVIALGLIGWGQFVFSAPYVWTVSGHGNHTGSSPMSAAQSAKSANGWVSVDWCISQTDSQFGCRTNWQPGVWYFDFTVLRSGDSCSDPLAIFNPATGECEAPEPDQCEPTVGVEVEHRHRAGEFTGAGVIAGRVDPPGSVCLPKVNGCQYSFTYSAPVDAYRFEAGDPSGVFLKLKYRGNGVSCTGNESEFAQPSDGTPVVEKQSECTTKITDAEGRQRYDCQATELNIDPGNMECDLGTVGGELQCIPKPPSPQMTDKKVDQEIVEKTNPDGSKDTTTTTTTTTTKCTGVKSCSTSTTTNVSNNHTKADGTPGGESNTCTGPGCKDADGKTQEEREEEEEEKNESKVTGGQTCEAAPACEGDAVQCAILKQQYEARCDFEESEDFESNKADIKGLFEGQGDKFKLDEGSGDIDVPSFINQGTRFLPATCPAAESFSLTTAGGRTFTLSYEPLCRAASDLSGLFVAVATILAALYVGRSVGGN; encoded by the coding sequence ATGAAACTGCCGCGTCTTTTTATTCGGATGGTTATTGCACTTGGCCTTATTGGCTGGGGGCAGTTTGTTTTTTCGGCACCCTATGTTTGGACAGTTTCAGGTCATGGCAACCATACGGGCTCTAGCCCTATGTCTGCCGCTCAATCAGCTAAATCTGCCAATGGCTGGGTTTCCGTTGATTGGTGCATCAGTCAAACTGATTCGCAGTTTGGTTGTAGGACTAACTGGCAGCCTGGTGTCTGGTATTTTGACTTTACTGTCTTACGCAGTGGCGATTCTTGCTCTGACCCTCTAGCCATTTTTAATCCCGCAACTGGCGAATGCGAAGCCCCTGAGCCCGACCAATGTGAGCCGACAGTAGGCGTAGAAGTTGAACACCGTCACCGCGCTGGCGAGTTCACGGGGGCGGGTGTCATTGCCGGTCGTGTCGATCCTCCTGGTTCTGTGTGTCTCCCTAAAGTTAATGGGTGCCAGTACTCCTTTACATATTCTGCGCCTGTAGATGCTTATCGCTTTGAGGCGGGTGATCCTTCTGGTGTATTTCTTAAACTTAAATATCGGGGCAATGGTGTCTCTTGCACCGGCAATGAATCCGAATTTGCCCAGCCTTCCGATGGCACGCCGGTTGTAGAAAAACAGTCTGAATGCACTACCAAAATTACTGATGCCGAAGGTCGCCAGCGCTATGACTGCCAAGCGACTGAGCTGAATATTGATCCCGGCAACATGGAATGCGACCTCGGCACGGTTGGCGGTGAGCTGCAGTGCATTCCCAAACCGCCGTCGCCGCAAATGACCGACAAGAAGGTCGATCAAGAGATCGTCGAGAAGACCAACCCGGACGGCTCAAAAGACACCACGACCACTACCACCACCACCACGACCAAATGCACGGGCGTTAAATCGTGCTCAACCAGCACCACCACCAACGTCAGCAACAACCACACCAAGGCTGACGGCACCCCAGGTGGTGAAAGCAACACCTGCACCGGCCCAGGCTGCAAGGATGCCGACGGCAAGACCCAGGAAGAGCGGGAAGAAGAGGAAGAAGAGAAAAACGAAAGCAAGGTCACCGGTGGGCAGACCTGCGAAGCCGCGCCTGCGTGTGAGGGCGATGCCGTGCAGTGCGCCATCCTCAAGCAGCAATACGAAGCCCGTTGCGACTTCGAAGAGTCGGAAGACTTTGAAAGCAACAAAGCCGATATCAAGGGCTTGTTCGAAGGCCAGGGCGACAAATTCAAACTCGATGAAGGCAGTGGCGATATCGATGTGCCGTCCTTCATCAACCAAGGCACACGCTTTTTGCCCGCCACCTGCCCAGCGGCTGAAAGCTTCTCCCTGACCACAGCCGGTGGTCGCACCTTCACCCTCAGTTATGAACCCCTGTGCCGCGCTGCCTCAGACCTTAGCGGCCTGTTCGTTGCCGTGGCCACCATCTTGGCCGCGCTTTATGTCGGCCGCTCCGTAGGAGGTAACTGA
- a CDS encoding major capsid protein, which produces MKRNLQNLKRSLGVVAAVGVLSIQQAYAAVPAEATAALDTAGTDVGAIGWAVFAVLIAAMAFKYMRRAL; this is translated from the coding sequence ATGAAACGCAACCTGCAAAACCTGAAACGCTCCCTCGGCGTCGTCGCCGCTGTTGGCGTGCTGAGTATTCAACAGGCCTATGCCGCAGTACCGGCCGAAGCCACCGCCGCGCTCGATACCGCGGGCACTGACGTGGGCGCCATCGGTTGGGCGGTGTTCGCCGTGCTGATCGCAGCCATGGCCTTCAAGTACATGCGCCGCGCCCTGTAA